Proteins from one Ignavibacteria bacterium genomic window:
- a CDS encoding DUF5009 domain-containing protein produces the protein MNSNVQATKRLISLDVFRGITIVGMILVNNPGTWSDVYPALRHAAWHGWTPTDFIFPFFLFIVGVSMTLSFQKRMGKGDDRKKLFMHAFQRSYIIFGLGLFLHLFPYFNFTTVRLPGVLQRIAVVYLLASFIYLYSDFKWQVYISLALLLLYWAAMALIPVPGYGMNNLSTEGNLAAYIDNTLLHGHTWKATWDPEGILSTFPAVVTTMIGIFTGRWIQKEKSHFETVSGMFVAGSFLLVVGVIWDMWFPINKYIWTSSYVIFMGGMALLFLGVCFYLIEIKNIKWWTQPFLVYGMNAIASFFLSSLVAKLMGIIKFTGADGNEISLKGYIFANIFSGISTPINSSLFFALSYILLWYLLMLILYKKKIFIKV, from the coding sequence ATGAATTCAAATGTACAAGCTACAAAAAGATTAATCTCTCTCGACGTATTCCGCGGTATAACAATAGTCGGTATGATTTTAGTCAACAATCCTGGAACATGGAGCGATGTTTATCCAGCTCTTCGGCATGCAGCTTGGCATGGTTGGACTCCAACTGACTTCATCTTTCCATTTTTCTTATTCATCGTTGGAGTCTCGATGACGCTTTCATTCCAGAAAAGAATGGGGAAGGGAGATGATCGTAAAAAATTATTCATGCACGCATTTCAAAGGTCTTATATAATTTTTGGGCTCGGATTATTTCTTCATCTATTTCCATATTTCAATTTTACGACTGTTAGACTCCCCGGAGTCCTTCAGCGGATTGCGGTTGTATATTTACTCGCTTCCTTTATCTATCTATACTCGGATTTCAAATGGCAGGTCTATATTTCTTTGGCACTTTTACTTTTATATTGGGCAGCTATGGCTTTAATTCCTGTCCCGGGATATGGAATGAATAATCTTTCTACAGAAGGAAATCTTGCGGCATATATTGATAATACTTTATTACATGGTCATACTTGGAAAGCCACATGGGATCCCGAAGGAATATTGAGCACTTTTCCGGCAGTAGTAACAACCATGATAGGCATTTTCACCGGAAGATGGATCCAGAAAGAAAAATCGCATTTTGAAACTGTCTCAGGAATGTTTGTTGCAGGAAGTTTCCTATTAGTGGTTGGTGTAATATGGGATATGTGGTTCCCGATTAATAAATATATTTGGACAAGTTCCTATGTAATCTTTATGGGGGGAATGGCTTTACTGTTTCTTGGAGTTTGTTTCTATCTAATCGAGATTAAAAACATTAAGTGGTGGACGCAGCCATTCTTAGTTTATGGAATGAATGCAATTGCATCGTTCTTCCTTTCAAGTTTAGTCGCAAAGTTGATGGGCATAATAAAATTTACTGGAGCTGATGGAAACGAAATCTCACTGAAAGGTTATATTTTTGCAAATATTTTTTCAGGAATATCTACGCCTATTAATTCATCCTTATTTTTTGCATTATCATATATTCTTCTTTGGTATCTTTTGATGCTTATTCTTTACAAGAAAAAAATATTTATTAAAGTGTAA